The following coding sequences are from one Musa acuminata AAA Group cultivar baxijiao chromosome BXJ1-6, Cavendish_Baxijiao_AAA, whole genome shotgun sequence window:
- the LOC135676954 gene encoding probably inactive leucine-rich repeat receptor-like protein kinase At3g28040 — translation MRLPNLLRQLVRVLLLSTLSCMLSPFVVSAGGADLPTPLNDEVLGLIVFKSVLEDPAGALATWNEADATPCNWSHVECGVASSRVVRLDLASLSLSGPLPRGLDRLPALASLSLADNNLSGPIPPGLSLLPSLRSLDLSRNAFSGRLPDDLSLLSSIRSLDLSSNSLAGPIPDSFFSSSHSSATTCGSLRYLSLAGNRFEGPLPSTLPQCSFLLHLNLSDNRFSGAPDFANGLWPLSRLRVLDLSRNSFSGPIPAGIGDLHNLKHLQLNHNQFSGVIPAGIGLCPHLDTLDLSFNSFDGHLPDSVQYLSSMTFLSLSNNQLSGDVLPWIGNLTSVQHLDLSNNKFTGSLPPSLGGLKELTYLSLSNNKLTGTIPDAVAECSKLTELRLKGNRLNGSIPQGLFNLGLEVLDLSSNELSGAMPPGSTRISETLHSLDLSANQLTGAIPPEMASYFSLRFLNLSWNELRAPLLPEFGLFRYLTVLDLRSSKLYGTIPADMCKSGSLSVLQLDGNSFSGPIPDEIGNCSSLYLLSLSHNSLNGSIPASLSRLKKLEILKLEFNNLSGEIPQQFGGLDNLLAVNISHNRLIGRLPMEGIFQSLDGTALQGNLGLCSPLVLEPCKMNVPKPLVLDPDAYTRGNGNNMVTVDPANPVVVRHRKFLSISSMVAISAALVIASGVLVITLLNMSARRRIVQLENALESKCSSSTRSTGTPAAGKMVVFGPKNDLRSEDLAGSAEALLAKATEIGRGVFGTVYRASMGEGRTVAIKKLLTANIVQYHDDFDREVRVLGKVRHPNLMPLRGYYWTPQLQLLISDYARHGSLHSRLHENPESMPPLSWADRFHIVIGTADGLAHLHQSFRPPIIHYNLKPTNILLDESCNPIISDFGHARLLPKLDKHIISSRFQSAMGYMAPELACQSLRVNEKCDVYGFGVLILELVTGRKPVEYRDDDVVILIDQVRLLLEQGKALECIDASMGEYPEEEVLPVLKLGLVCASQIPSSRPSMAEVVQILQVIKTPVLERMEAF, via the exons ATGAGGCTCCCAAATCTCCTTCGTCAACTGGTTCGGGTGCTGCTCTTGTCGACGCTCTCATGCATGCTGTCCCCCTTCGTTGTGTCCGCGGGCGGCGCTGACCTGCCGACGCCGCTCAACGACGAAGTCCTTGGTCTCATCGTCTTCAAGTCGGTGCTCGAGGACCCGGCCGGCGCCCTTGCGACGTGGAACGAGGCCGATGCCACCCCATGCAACTGGTCTCACGTCGAGTGCGGCGTCGCCTCCTCCCGGGTGGTCCGCCTTGACCTCGCTTCCCTCTCGCTCTCCGGACCCCTCCCTCGCGGCCTCGACCGCCTCCCCGCCCTCGCCTCGCTCTCCCTAGCCGATAACAACCTCTCCGGCCCTATCCCCCCcggcctctccctcctcccctccctCCGCTCCCTCGACCTCAGCCGCAACGCCTTCTCCGGCCGCCTGCCCGACGAtctctccctcctctcctccaTCCGCTCCCTCGACCTCTCCTCCAATTCCCTCGCCGGCCCCATCCCAGACTCCTTCTTCTCGTCCTCCCACTCCTCGGCCACCACCTGCGGCTCGCTTCGCTACCTCTCCCTCGCTGGCAACCGCTTTGAGGGTCCCTTGCCTTCCACATTGCCGCAGTGTTCCTTTCTCCTCCATCTCAACCTCTCCGACAACAGGTTCTCCGGCGCGCCGGACTTCGCCAACGGTCTCTGGCCGCTCTCCCGGCTGCGAGTGCTTGATCTGTCCCGTAACTCCTTTTCTGGGCCGATCCCCGCCGGAATCGGCGATCTGCATAACCTCAAGCACCTCCAGTTGAACCACAACCAGTTCTCCGGGGTCATCCCCGCTGGCATCGGCCTCTGTCCGCACTTAGACACCTTGGACCTGAGCTTCAACTCCTTCGACGGACATCTCCCGGACTCCGTCCAATATCTGAGTTCTATGACCTTCCTCAGCTTGTCAAACAACCAACTCTCTGGCGATGTTCTGCCATGGATCGGGAACTTGACCTCCGTCCAGCACTTGGATCTATCGAACAACAAGTTCACCGGCAGCTTGCCGCCGTCGCTCGGCGGGCTGAAGGAGTTGACTTATCTAAGCCTATCCAACAACAAGCTCACCGGAACGATCCCGGACGCGGTGGCGGAATGCTCGAAGCTGACCGAGCTTCGGCTGAAGGGGAACAGGCTCAACGGTAGCATCCCGCAAGGCCTGTTCAATCTGGGCCTGGAGGTGCTCGACTTGTCGTCGAATGAACTCTCCGGCGCAATGCCGCCGGGGTCGACGAGGATTTCGGAGACCCTTCACTCACTCGACCTGTCAGCTAATCAATTGACAGGGGCTATTCCGCCGGAGATGGCGTCCTACTTCAGTCTCAGGTTCTTGAACCTCTCGTGGAACGAGCTCCGGGCGCCGCTGCTTCCGGAGTTCGGGTTGTTCCGTTACCTGACGGTGTTGGATCTCCGGAGCAGCAAGTTGTACGGGACTATACCCGCGGACATGTGCAAATCCGGTAGCCTCTCTGTTCTGCAACTCGACGGCAACTCCTTCAGCGGCCCAATTCCTGACGAGATCGGGAACTGTTCATCACTATATTTGCT GAGTTTATCCCACAACAGCTTGAACGGATCGATTCCAGCCTCCTTGTCGCGGCTCAAGAAGCTCGAAATCCTCAAGCTGGAGTTCAACAACTTGAGCGGCGAGATACCGCAGCAGTTCGGTGGGCTGGACAACCTTCTGGCTGTTAACATATCGCACAACCGTCTCATCGGCCGGCTCCCCATGGAAGGCATATTCCAGAGCCTTGATGGCACTGCTCTGCAAGGCAATCTTGGCCTGTGCTCTCCCCTCGTGTTGGAGCCGTGCAagatgaatgtccccaagccgctGGTCCTCGACCCGGATGCCTACACTAGAGGGAACGGCAACAACATGGTCACCGTCGACCCTGCGAACCCGGTGGTTGTTCGACACAGGAAGTTCCTCAGCATCTCGTCCATGGTGGCCATCTCCGCGGCTCTCGTGATCGCGTCCGGTGTGCTTGTGATAACTCTGCTCAACATGTCGGCCCGGAGGAGGATCGTGCAGCTGGAGAACGCCCTGGAGAGCAAATGCTCGAGCTCGACGAGGTCGACGGGGACTCCCGCTGCAGGGAAGATGGTGGTGTTCGGCCCCAAGAACGATCTGAGGTCGGAGGACTTGGCTGGAAGCGCTGAGGCTCTACTGGCGAAAGCCACTGAGATAGGCAGGGGAGTcttcggtacggtgtaccgagcatcGATGGGAGAAGGGCGAACCGTCGCCATTAAGAAGCTCCTGACAGCTAACATAGTTCAGTACCACGACGACTTCGACAGAGAGGTTCGAGTGCTAGGGAAGGTAAGGCACCCGAATCTGATGCCACTGAGAGGCTACTACTGGACTCCTCAGCTCCAGCTACTGATATCCGATTACGCTCGCCATGGAAGCTTGCATTCCAGGCTTCACGAGAACCCCGAGTCGATGCCGCCGCTGTCATGGGCCGATCGCTTCCACATCGTGATTGGCACGGCCGACGGCCTCGCTCATCTGCACCAGTCATTCCGTCCTCCGATCATCCACTACAACCTGAAGCCGACCAATATACTCCTCGACGAGAGCTGCAATCCCATCATCTCCGACTTCGGCCACGCCAGGCTTCTGCCGAAGCTCGACAAGCACATCATAAGCAGCCGGTTCCAGAGCGCAATGGGCTACATGGCCCCGGAGTTAGCGTGCCAGAGCCTGAGGGTGAACGAGAAGTGCGACGTGTACGGCTTCGGCGTGCTGATTCTAGAGCTGGTGACGGGGCGGAAGCCGGTGGAGTACCGGGATGACGATGTCGTGATACTGATCGACCAGGTGAGGCTGCTGCTGGAGCAGGGCAAGGCGCTGGAGTGCATCGACGCGAGCATGGGGGAGTACCCGGAGGAGGAGGTTCTGCCGGTGCTCAAGCTAGGATTGGTGTGCGCCTCTCAGATCCCCTCGAGCAGGCCTTCTATGGCGGAGGTCGTGCAAATACTGCAGGTGATCAAGACGCCGGTGTTGGAGAGGATGGAAGCTTTCTGA